One region of Rhizobium sp. WYJ-E13 genomic DNA includes:
- a CDS encoding extracellular solute-binding protein, which produces MNRREFLITSSAAAGLFALPRFASAAAGTIDLYSGSDANIIDLWNNIIRPAFEKAHPDVALKVTDAGDNNGLRAIGDRALAALKTKTDPQADLFESFDPRLPAGGIDAGLWVKFSAENVPGFENVNPLAIDTPYALPYRGSQVLLAYDKTKLDPKDAPKTWEQLTAWIKANPGQFIYNRPDKGGSGLNFVRRAIHEANGRDPKKFKIDNFTAEFAEQSLAPTWKILNDLAPSLYQKGAYTAGNTQSIQLLAQGVVTMAPVWSDQVLQAISQGVLPETTGLVQLSDLALCGGFSAMTIFTNGANKDAALKLAAFMLTSEMQEAIITEIGGFPGVSWDHISEDLRKKYADVIPATIPTFPGGDWEKAINDGWYRNVAPGISRT; this is translated from the coding sequence ATGAATAGGCGCGAATTTCTGATCACCTCATCGGCGGCTGCGGGTCTTTTCGCCCTTCCGCGTTTTGCCTCAGCCGCCGCGGGCACGATCGACCTCTACAGCGGCTCTGATGCCAATATTATCGACCTCTGGAACAACATCATCCGTCCAGCCTTCGAAAAGGCGCATCCTGACGTCGCGCTGAAGGTTACCGATGCCGGCGATAATAACGGCCTTCGGGCCATCGGCGACCGCGCGCTCGCTGCGTTGAAGACCAAGACCGATCCGCAGGCCGACCTCTTCGAATCCTTCGATCCGCGCCTTCCGGCCGGCGGCATCGATGCGGGTCTCTGGGTGAAGTTCTCGGCTGAGAATGTGCCCGGCTTCGAGAACGTCAATCCGCTCGCGATCGACACGCCCTACGCGCTGCCCTATCGGGGCTCGCAGGTTCTGCTGGCCTATGACAAGACCAAGCTTGACCCGAAGGATGCGCCGAAGACCTGGGAACAGCTGACCGCCTGGATCAAGGCCAATCCCGGCCAGTTCATCTACAACCGTCCGGACAAGGGCGGTTCGGGCCTCAATTTCGTTCGCCGCGCGATCCACGAAGCCAATGGCCGTGATCCCAAGAAGTTCAAGATCGACAACTTCACCGCCGAGTTTGCCGAACAGTCGCTGGCGCCCACCTGGAAGATCCTCAACGATCTCGCGCCGTCGCTCTATCAGAAGGGCGCCTATACTGCGGGCAATACACAGTCGATCCAGCTGCTCGCCCAGGGCGTCGTCACCATGGCTCCGGTTTGGTCCGACCAGGTTCTGCAGGCGATCTCGCAGGGCGTCCTGCCTGAGACGACCGGCCTCGTGCAGCTCTCCGATCTCGCGCTCTGCGGCGGTTTTTCGGCCATGACGATCTTCACCAACGGCGCGAACAAGGACGCCGCCCTCAAGCTCGCCGCCTTCATGTTGACGAGCGAGATGCAGGAAGCCATCATCACCGAAATCGGCGGCTTCCCGGGTGTTTCCTGGGATCACATTTCCGAGGACCTCCGCAAGAAATATGCCGATGTCATCCCGGCGACCATCCCGACCTTCCCGGGCGGCGATTGGGAAAAGGCGATCAACGACGGCTGGTACCGCAACGTCGCTCCCGGCATCAGCCGCACCTGA